The following are from one region of the Jeongeupia sp. USM3 genome:
- a CDS encoding RHS repeat-associated core domain-containing protein, translating into MPAHVSTVSRFYSYDALGRLVQEMDSQGFQTTYTYDANGNRLTRKDAQGRTTSYQYDALNRLTQMTDPNGGITQFSYDGRDNLVSVKDPEGFSTSYTYNGFDDLIKQVSPDTGTTQYAVDANGRTLTKTDARNKSAQYQYDALGRVTRVDYGDEVQTLTYDTATNGVGQLASFTDGVGQTGFGYDAQGRVSQVQRSNTSGSAYGVGYSWGAANRLNRIVYPSGLNVDYTWQNGVVTSVLLNGQPLLSQMQYSADGRIVGWQWANGQARYASSDFAGRPSTLSLADRQWQYRYDSTGNPIGIDDSQTQAASHSFGYDSLDRLIQASIGTTTHGYGYDKNGNRTVGSTGSASTQYNHDPASNRLLNTTGSNNQTYQYDASGSRTKDGNLTQRYNNAGRLIQSQIGTVVTNYGYNALGQRVGKTTGGQTTQFAYDLEGRLLGEYRGTGILQQETVWLGDTPIASVRSGVDAQHPTVYYVWADHLNTPRQLSEPTSQKVVWRWQQVEPFGNSLAEQDPDGDGQQVVYNLRFPGQYYDQETGRHYNYFRDYDPATGRYIESDPIGLAAGQWSTYAYVDGAVIASSDPLGLAELQPIPQFKCDILGGGCSGDMPPIPYHPTDDCVDLAKFKGGSTAPNIKAGSTTGATSGKQFPKSVKDAAKAENPNKVCVYCRMEGTATQVDHAIPRARGGNATLDNAQLACPHCNASKGAKDKPVSPPSGYRGPWPPSHW; encoded by the coding sequence GTGCCCGCACACGTCTCGACCGTCAGCCGCTTCTACAGCTACGACGCACTCGGCCGGCTGGTGCAGGAGATGGACAGCCAAGGGTTCCAGACCACCTACACCTATGACGCCAACGGCAACCGCCTGACCCGCAAGGATGCGCAGGGCCGGACCACGTCGTACCAGTACGACGCCCTGAATCGCCTGACGCAGATGACCGATCCGAACGGCGGCATCACCCAGTTCAGCTACGACGGTCGCGACAACCTGGTCTCGGTGAAGGATCCGGAAGGCTTCAGCACCAGCTACACCTACAACGGCTTCGACGACCTGATCAAACAGGTCAGCCCGGATACCGGCACCACCCAGTACGCGGTGGATGCCAATGGCCGCACGCTGACCAAGACCGATGCCCGCAACAAGAGCGCCCAGTACCAGTACGATGCGCTCGGCCGGGTCACCCGCGTCGACTATGGCGACGAAGTCCAGACGTTGACTTATGACACCGCCACCAACGGCGTCGGCCAGCTCGCCAGCTTCACCGACGGCGTCGGCCAAACCGGCTTCGGCTACGACGCCCAGGGTCGGGTCAGCCAGGTCCAGCGCAGCAACACCAGCGGCAGCGCTTACGGCGTCGGCTACAGCTGGGGCGCTGCCAACCGGCTCAACCGCATCGTCTACCCGTCCGGCCTCAACGTCGACTACACGTGGCAGAACGGCGTCGTCACCAGCGTGCTGCTCAACGGTCAGCCGCTGCTGAGCCAGATGCAGTACAGCGCCGACGGCCGCATCGTCGGCTGGCAATGGGCCAATGGTCAGGCCCGCTACGCCAGCAGCGACTTTGCCGGCCGCCCGAGTACGCTCAGCCTTGCCGACCGGCAATGGCAATACCGCTACGACAGCACCGGTAACCCGATCGGCATCGACGACAGCCAGACCCAGGCAGCCAGCCACAGCTTCGGCTACGACAGCCTCGACCGGCTGATCCAGGCCAGCATCGGTACCACCACCCATGGCTACGGCTACGACAAGAACGGCAACCGCACCGTCGGCAGCACCGGCAGCGCCAGTACCCAGTACAACCATGACCCGGCCAGCAACCGGCTGCTCAACACCACCGGCAGCAACAACCAGACCTACCAGTACGACGCCAGCGGCAGCCGCACCAAGGACGGCAACCTCACCCAGCGCTACAACAACGCCGGCCGGCTGATCCAGAGCCAGATCGGCACCGTCGTCACCAACTACGGCTACAACGCCCTTGGCCAGCGGGTCGGCAAGACCACCGGTGGCCAAACCACCCAGTTCGCCTACGACCTCGAAGGCCGCCTGCTCGGCGAATACCGCGGCACTGGCATACTGCAACAGGAAACCGTCTGGCTCGGCGACACCCCGATCGCCTCGGTCCGCTCCGGTGTCGACGCCCAACACCCGACCGTCTACTACGTCTGGGCCGACCACCTGAACACCCCGCGGCAACTGAGCGAACCGACCAGCCAGAAAGTCGTCTGGCGCTGGCAACAGGTCGAACCATTCGGCAACAGCCTGGCCGAACAGGACCCGGACGGCGACGGCCAGCAGGTGGTGTACAACCTGCGCTTCCCGGGCCAGTATTACGATCAGGAAACCGGCCGGCACTACAACTACTTCCGGGATTACGATCCGGCGACAGGGCGGTATATCGAGAGTGATCCGATTGGACTAGCTGCGGGCCAATGGTCGACTTACGCTTACGTCGACGGTGCTGTGATCGCGTCGTCTGATCCGCTGGGGCTCGCTGAACTTCAACCTATTCCGCAATTTAAATGCGATATACTAGGGGGTGGATGCTCGGGTGATATGCCACCTATTCCCTATCACCCTACGGATGATTGTGTAGATTTAGCAAAATTCAAGGGCGGGAGCACAGCACCAAACATCAAGGCAGGAAGCACAACGGGCGCCACGTCAGGGAAGCAATTTCCTAAATCAGTAAAGGATGCTGCTAAGGCAGAAAATCCAAATAAAGTATGCGTATATTGCCGGATGGAGGGTACGGCCACACAGGTTGATCATGCCATTCCTCGTGCGCGAGGAGGTAACGCTACCTTGGATAATGCACAGCTCGCATGCCCTCATTGCAACGCCTCGAAGGGGGCAAAGGATAAGCCGGTAAGTCCTCCTTCCGGATATCGTGGGCCTTGGCCGCCATCTCATTGGTAA